GAAAAACTAAACCAAATTCTCCCTCTATCTTATTCGGACTCTGCAATGAAAATCAGCTGTATTGTCTATACGATCTCGCCTATTTTCCTGTTCAGCAATCTGATTACATTCCCTTCCCCCAAAAAAGAAAATGTGAATCGAGGAACAGCAAGTTCGTCTTCCAATTCCTACCAAAAAAGAACGACCAGCGATTATCTCATAACGAGTTTGGACAATGAAAGAATTATGGAAAAACTGTACGACTTATTCGTAAAAGAAAAGATTTTTTTGGACGAGGATATAAGACTTCCTTCCGTTGCTACGGAAATGGGCCTCTCCGTTCATCAACTTTCCGCGTTCATCAATCGTTATCTTCGAACCAATTTCAACACTTTCGTAAACTATTACCGCATCAAAGCGGCAATGTCGCTGCTGAAAGAAGAACCCTCCCGATCCGTAATTTCGATCGGTATGGCGGTCGGATTTAATGCGCTCTCCACGTTTCAAAGATTCTTCGTATATGCCACGAAAATAACTCCGAGTAAATATCGGGAAGAAGCGCTGCAAGGACGCGATGTCGAGTTTAATCCGATATTTCAGCCGATCGAATCCGAAATCCGGAGGTTCGAAGATCAGTATATGAGAAAATCGGACGATTCCACCGTTTCAGAGCGTTATACGAATGCATCCGTTTAAACTTCCCATCTATTTAAAGGAAAGTTGATCGCTGGTATTTCGATGGAAAATTTTTCCGGGATACGGATTTAAAAACGAATTCGAAAAAAAATATTTACTAAAACGAATTCATCGTATAACGTTGCGCGACTATTTTCCAACGGGATCATCGTTCAGGGTAAGCGATCCGAGTTCGGTCATTATGAGTCAAATCATCGGTTACATTTTTAGTCAGTTTGTAGGTTTCGGCGGCGTTCTTTCTCTGATATTCGGTTTGATACAAATTCTTAAAGGACGAAGCCGAAAGAACTGGATCGTCTTTGCCATTTTCATCTCCATGAGCTTTTTTCTGATCAAAGGACTCGTATTGCTCAACGGGTTGGGCCTAAACTACTCGCACTTCTTTTCGAGCGAAATATTCTTTATCCTGTTGATCGGTCCTTCCCTTTTTATTTATTTCAATCTACTTCTTTTGGATGAAAAGGTGAATCTGAAAGCGCTCCTTCCGCACTATGTTCCCGCGGTTCTCTTTTTATTCTACTTTTTGATCGATACTCTATTTCTTTTTTACGAAGGTAAGCCATTCTCCGACCTAAATGAAAAATTCGAATCGCGGTACGATCTGGCATACGGATTTTCAACCATAATCACTCTCGCATATATGTTCGTGATTTTGGTCAAATTTCTCCAGCTTTTCCAAGGAAGCTTTTCAGAATATCCCTGGTCCAAACATATCATCGGAATCTTGAGCGTCGGTATAGCCGGAGTCATAGTTAATTTGTGGATCGACTTCCGGTTTTTATTTCCGGGATTCTCTTATTTTCTCGAACTCTATATCTTAGACTTATGTATGCTTACTCTCACCGTTCTTTACGCTTTCGTAATAAGTCAGATCTATCCGATTACGTTTAACATCATATCGGAAACCTTTCAAAAAATGCGGTATCAGAAAACGACGCTGCAAAATATCGACCCGGACGATCTTACCGAAAGATTGGAAAGATTGATGCTGCAAGATAAGATCTATTTAGAGACCGGAGTAACTTTGAATCTTCTCGCCAAAAAACTGAATATAAAGTCGCATCAACTTTCCGAATTTCTCAATAAACATCTCAACAAAAGTTTTTTTACTTATATCAATTCTTTTAGAATTGAAGAGGCGAAAATGCGCCTTATAAACGAAGCCGAAAGTTCGGTGATCAAAATCGCTTATGACAGCGGTTTTAATTCTTTATCCGTTTTTAATACGACATTTAAAAAAGAATTAGGACTTACTCCTTCCCAATTCAAGAAGAAATATTCTAAAAAAACGA
The window above is part of the Leptospira sanjuanensis genome. Proteins encoded here:
- a CDS encoding AraC family transcriptional regulator, with the protein product MKRNDSPLKTELKRELLLIGTISLIFSATIIYFWHNSETKTLPNLFATVSGVSITILTFYCLYVQFFIKSYYVKKGLKLIYFLIALMLVEKLNQILPLSYSDSAMKISCIVYTISPIFLFSNLITFPSPKKENVNRGTASSSSNSYQKRTTSDYLITSLDNERIMEKLYDLFVKEKIFLDEDIRLPSVATEMGLSVHQLSAFINRYLRTNFNTFVNYYRIKAAMSLLKEEPSRSVISIGMAVGFNALSTFQRFFVYATKITPSKYREEALQGRDVEFNPIFQPIESEIRRFEDQYMRKSDDSTVSERYTNASV
- a CDS encoding helix-turn-helix domain-containing protein, with protein sequence MSQIIGYIFSQFVGFGGVLSLIFGLIQILKGRSRKNWIVFAIFISMSFFLIKGLVLLNGLGLNYSHFFSSEIFFILLIGPSLFIYFNLLLLDEKVNLKALLPHYVPAVLFLFYFLIDTLFLFYEGKPFSDLNEKFESRYDLAYGFSTIITLAYMFVILVKFLQLFQGSFSEYPWSKHIIGILSVGIAGVIVNLWIDFRFLFPGFSYFLELYILDLCMLTLTVLYAFVISQIYPITFNIISETFQKMRYQKTTLQNIDPDDLTERLERLMLQDKIYLETGVTLNLLAKKLNIKSHQLSEFLNKHLNKSFFTYINSFRIEEAKMRLINEAESSVIKIAYDSGFNSLSVFNTTFKKELGLTPSQFKKKYSKKTNQSSVRKNLKRKVEPR